In one Yarrowia lipolytica chromosome 1A, complete sequence genomic region, the following are encoded:
- a CDS encoding uncharacterized protein (Compare to YALI0A18986g, similar to Saccharomyces cerevisiae YHL017W and PTM1 (YKL039W); ancestral locus Anc_2.552, weakly similar to uniprot|P32857 Saccharomyces cerevisiae YKL039w PTM1 member of the major facilitator superfamily), translated as MKCVNLALAFLALGASAEVLKINKNSRQECSGIYNKEDWGGKHDVYIEFTPEKLDTDDWLAFAIFEYRDVDKMGSDIPGDTGIKKYVCDQQAIDSNLCTKEQEGTYIIPKEGEVETYAKIETHRVNLREPETYRYDVSKTGYYCIATFSNDDNYKGKIFIQSAYGYLPGSQIPKHPFYGILSICYLVAFLLWMFSYWQHRQDVLPVQNYITGIFGFLVVEVMFVWSYYDIVNETGDSPGSKAFLVIVSILNSMRNAFTFFLLLIVCLGYGVVKPTLGNLMWKCQALGGIHFVFTLIFTIALYLMDPVDASNVILFLIIPLSITLTTFYIWILSSLTATTKYLVERKQHVKAQMYRNLWWILLGSVIVICGFFFFNALIMTSGSMTDTIVSEWKYRWFLFDGWVNVIYFIDFLLIAFIWRPTANNKRFAMSTELAQDENDAQEFEIGSLAGSDDEDDDEERNVGGIPQENPFGDHNRTSIDSMPDDVDLTRSDTKATLSGVYQKKDKEGASSSKSPEIEATDDATLFALDDEDEDDQQGESSRKKKGKGGEEEEGLLG; from the exons ATGAAGTGTGTCAATTTGGCGCTGGCCTTTCTTGCTCTAGGAGCAAGTGCCGAGGTTTTGAAGATT AACAAAAACTCCCGCCAGGAATGCTCGGGTATCTACAACAAAGAGGACTGGGGAGGAAAGCACGACGTTTACATCGAGTTCACCCCCGAAAAACTAGACACAGACGACTGGCTGGCGTTCGCCATCTTCGAGTACCGAGATGTCGACAAGATGGGCTCCGACATCCCCGGCGACACAGGTATCAAGAAGTACGTTTGTGACCAGCAAGCCATCGACTCGAACCTGTGTACCAAGGAACAGGAGGGTACATATATTATCCCCAAGGAgggagaggtggagacATACGCCAAGATCGAGACGCATCGGGTAAACCTGCGAGAACCAGAGACCTACAGATACGACGTGTCCAAAACTGGCTACTACTGTATCGCCACCTTCTCGAACGACGACAATTACAAGGGTAAGATTTTCATTCAGAGCGCATACGGATACCTCCCTGGCAGTCAGATCCCCAAGCACCCCTTCTACGGCATTCTGTCAATCTGTTACCTGGTGGCCTTTCTGCTGTGGATGTTCTCCTACTGGCAACACAGACAGGACGTTTTGCCTGTCCAGAACTACATCACCGGTATCTTTGGTTTCCTGGTGGTTGAGGTTATGTTTGTGTGGTCTTATtacgacattgtcaacgaGACCGGAGACTCTCCCGGCTCCAAGGCCTTCCTGGTCATTGTCTCGATTCTCAATTCGATGCGAAATGCCTTCACCTtcttcctgctgctcattGTCTGTCTTGGATACGGTGTTGTCAAGCCCACTCTGGGCAATCTCATGTGGAAGTGCCAGGCTCTGGGAGGCATTCATTTCGTCTTCACCCTCATCTTTACCATTGCCCTGTATCTGATGGACCCCGTGGATGCGTCCAACGTGATTCTGTTCCTCATCATCCCCCTGTCCATCACTCTGACCACTTTCTACATTTGGATTCTGTCTTCTCTAACCGCCACCACAAAGTATCTGGTGGAGCGAAAGCAGCACGTCAAGGCGCAGATGTACCGAAACTTGTGGTGGATTCTGCTTGGTTCCGTCATTGTCATCTGcggcttcttcttcttcaatgCTCTGATCATGACCTCCGGCTCCATGACCGACACTATTGTTTCCGAGTGGAAATACCGATGGTTCCTATTTGACGGCTGGGTGAACGTCATCTACTTCATTGACTTTTTGCTCATTGCCTTTATCTGGCGACCCAccgccaacaacaagcGGTTTGCCATGTCCACTGAGCTGGCCCAGGATGAGAACGACGCCCAGGAGTTCGAGATTGGATCTCTGGCCGGctctgacgacgaagacgacgatgaggagcGAAACGTCGGCGGCATCCCCCAGGAAAACCCTTTTGGAGACCATAACCGAACATCCATTGACTCCATGCCCGATGATGTGGATCTCACCCGATCCGACACCAAGGCCACTCTATCGGGAGTgtaccagaagaaggacaaggagggagCCTCCAGCTCGAAATCGCCCGAGATTGAGGCTACAGATGATGCCACTCTGTTTGCTCTagacgacgaggatgaggacgatCAGCAGGGTGAGTCGTcgcgaaagaagaagggcaagggaggagaagaggaggagggacTTCTTGGTTAA
- a CDS encoding uncharacterized protein (Compare to YALI0A19030g, similar to uniprot|P43321 Saccharomyces cerevisiae YLR147c SMD3 spliceosomal snRNA-associated Sm core protein required for pre-mRNA splicing, similar to Saccharomyces cerevisiae SMD3 (YLR147C); ancestral locus Anc_8.358), with protein sequence MGAGGIPLKLLSEAQGHVVTVELTSGHTYRGKLIEAEDNMNVQIRDVTVTARGGRVSHLEQVYIRGSHVRFFSIPEMLKNAPMFRPQTLAAVRSSRGRGGRGRGR encoded by the exons ATGGGAGCTGGCGGAATTCCATTAAAACTCCTCAGCGAGGCTCAG GGTCATGTTGTCACCGTTGAGCTCACTTCAGGACACACTTATCGGGGAAAATTGATTGAAG CGGAGGATAACATGAACGTGCAGATTCGAGACGTGACCGTCACTGCGCGAGGAGGCCGAGTGTCGCATCTCGAGCAGGTTTACATCCGAGGATCCCACGTGCGGTTCTTTTCCATCCCCGAGATGCTGAAGAACGCGCCCATGTTTCGGCCTCAGACTCTGGCTGCTGTGCGAAGCAGCAGAGGCCGGGGCGGACGGGGACGAGGAAGATGA
- a CDS encoding uncharacterized protein (Compare to YALI0A19052g, weakly similar to uniprot|P89102 Saccharomyces cerevisiae YDR166c SEC5 required for exocytosis, similar to Saccharomyces cerevisiae SEC5 (YDR166C); ancestral locus Anc_8.357): MNKAAIYAKYNISEDYPETFTESENFDLSVLPEADPAQETKSGAASASVNTSRYVLLNQLVGGNKHSRHAITDDEADPLGFSASVMTQLRKKGVDCSESPAIANQYFISSRDFNPRVFLRDVHADASFDTLAQSLDHLEASITEQSSALQTLVDRNFDKFVKSKSYLDSVFKQFKSSGFTQENEWGMGELTQSLDEGNSKAAILMNPVFNTRLKEERLQAALEMVTANRYLFELPSTIRAHIKAGDHENLMRDYKRGKETKNERMAQAEQLGDMTTVHMTDRMWNDVEDIIEEYEKSCWTKLEAAPAGSHLPSISRLLELQVTTNPVVYWVKHRAAVIQQEINSTCEKLMLSITIARTEILALPENNTVWVENIIEEVRGQPCAPPSTKMWITVKKFVVDINALCARIEALWKGTRDFIDGIAQQQLPPSEHLKFSEVDARTLYASIGGLIDLAAQQIGEFFTQKPKVMNHSKLDAADVEGGPESFQETWKRFGFLPPHSNALTTCKYLPQLVLDLAVSCGNIVNTRIPGQNVETLRHVLDLARTRSVEALCAVWKDDTSKFELLENWKPSRKQGKGHVTHVPQTVFEYQKLVLSGLKKVLFLNTNDQGQRDVQVVLPPAPKLLQALQTYFLSTNLMIVDSIIKLVSGEENSKPDAQLQQLATRLKGEMDATDYISVQTSPLPADTKILWVVSNLGELKTNVIPPLVKQFQKQFNTQVKFDYDALTQSEQKLFSTYTAPKKAALTAVIKEGIQGNKERWPSNANPTDISNYIYESLLLLVVVHAQLMSISPQLVSPVIHALQQHALESLLEAIREVELFGPGGMYQAVADIEFFRTIMASYNTNNVQNVVQLIYQAIQQSSGDQSAWTGRHGPWEKVQKLVGECATRTFVCFSCFRS; the protein is encoded by the coding sequence ATGAACAAGGCGGCCATCTACGCCAAGTACAACATCTCCGAGGACTATCCGGAGACGTTTACGGAGAGCGAAAACTTTGATCTGTCGGTGCTGCCCGAGGCCGATCCTGCTCAAGAGACGAAATCAGGAGCAGCATCAGCGTCCGTCAACACCTCTCGATATGTGCTGCTGAACCAGCTCGTTGGCGGCAACAAACACAGCAGACACGCCATCACCGACGACGAAGCTGATCCACTGGGATTTTCGGCCTCGGTCATGACTCAATTACGTAAAAAGGGCGTCGATTGCAGCGAGTCTCCGGCCATTGCTAACCAGTACTTTATCTCGTCACGAGACTTCAATCCCCGAGTGTTTCTGCGAGACGTGCATGCGGACGCCTCTTTCGACACCCTTGCTCAATCGTTGGACCACCTGGAGGCTTCAATTACCGAGCAAAGCTCCGCCCTGCAAACCCTCGTGGACCGCAACTTTGACAAGTTCGTCAAGAGTAAGAGCTACCTGGACTCGGTATTCAAGCAATTCAAGTCGTCCGGGTTCACCCAGGAAAACGAGTGGGGCATGGGAGAGCTGACACAGTCGCTAGATGAAGGAAACAGCAAAGCTGCGATCCTGATGAATCCCGTCTTCAACACACGACTCAAGGAAGAACGGCTAcaggctgctctggagatggtgacGGCCAACAGATATCTCTTCGAGCTACCCTCGACAATCAGAGCACACATCAAGGCTGGAGACCATGAGAATCTCATGCGAGACTACAAACGAGGcaaggagaccaagaacgAACGTATGGCACAGGCAGAGCAACTGGGAGACATGACTACCGTCCACATGACCGATAGAATGTGGAACGACGTGGAGGATATCATCGAGGAATACGAAAAGTCATGCTGGACGAAACTGGaagctgctcctgctggaTCTCATCTCCCCAGTATCAGTAGGCTGCTAGAGCTTCAGGTTACCACAAACCCTGTCGTGTACTGGGTCAAGCATCGAGCTGCTGTGATTCAACAGGAGATCAATTCTACCTGCGAGAAGCTCATGCTCAGTATCACTATTGCTCGAACCGAGATTCTGGCTCTTCCAGAGAATAACACCGTGTGGGTGGAGAACATTATTGAGGAGGTTCGAGGCCAACCCTGTGCTCCTCCAAGCACAAAGATGTGGATCACCGTGAAGAAGTTTGTGGTGGACATCAATGCTCTTTGTGCTCGAATTGAGGCTCTGTGGAAGGGAACTCGTGACTTTATTGACGGTATTGCCCAACAACAGCTGCCTCCCAGTGAACACCTAAAGTTTTCTGAAGTCGATGCGCGAACTCTCTATGCCAGCATTGGCGGTCTGATCGACCTTGCTGCTCAGCAGATTGGTGAGTTCTTCACCCAGAAGCCCAAGGTCATGAACCACTCCAAACTAGACGCAGCCGACGTGGAAGGTGGACCCGAGAGCTTTCAAGAGACTTGGAAACGGTTTGGATTCCTGCCTCCTCATTCTAACGCTCTTACCACCTGTAAATACCTTCCTCAGCTTGTTCTGGACCTCGCTGTATCTTGTGGGAACATTGTCAACACCCGAATCCCTGGCCAGAACGTTGAAACCCTGCGTCACGTGCTGGACTTGGCCCGAACCCGATCTGTTGAAGCTCTTTGTGCCGTCTGGAAGGACGATACTTCCAAGTTTGAGCTGTTGGAAAATTGGAAGCCGTCCCGAAAGCAGGGTaagggtcacgtgacccatGTCCCCCAAACAGTGTTTGAGTACCAGAAGCTTGTGCTTAGTGGTCTCAAGAAGGTACTTTTCCTCAACACAAACGACCAGGGCCAACGAGATGTCCAAGTGGttcttcctcctgctcccaagCTTCTACAGGCTCTCCAGACATACTTCCTCTCTACCAATCTTATGATTGTGgactccatcatcaagctggtttctggagaagagaacTCCAAGCCAGATGCGCAGTTGCAACAGCTTGCCACTCGACTCAAGGGTGAGATGGACGCTACTGACTACATTTCCGTGCAGACTTCTCCCCTGCCTGCTGACACCAAGATTCTGTGGGTTGTCAGTAACCTGGGAGAACTAAAGACCAACGTCATTCCTCCCCTGGTCAAACAGTTCCAGAAACAGTTTAACACACAGGTCAAATTTGACTACGACGCGCTTACCCAGAGTGAACAGAAGCTCTTCAGTACCTACACAgcccccaagaaggccgctCTGACCGCCGTGATCAAGGAGGGTATTCAGggcaacaaggagcgaTGGCCCAGCAACGCCAATCCCACCGATATCTCAAACTACATTTACGAGTCTCTGCTTTTGCTGGTGGTTGTGCATGCTCAGCTCATGTCTATTTCTCCACAGTTGGTCTCTCCTGTTATTCATGCTCTTCAGCAGCATGCACTGGAGTCTCTCCTTGAGGCTATTCGAGAAGTGGAGCTGTTTGGACCAGGAGGCATGTACCAAGCCGTTGCCGACATTGAGTTCTTCCGAACCATCATGGCCTCctacaacaccaacaatgtACAAAACGTGGTGCAACTTATTTATCAGGCCATTCAGCAGAGTTCTGGTGACCAGAGCGCCTGGACTGGTAGACATGGACCTTGGGAGAAGGTGCAGAAGCTGGTGGGCGAGTGCGCCACAAGAACTTTTGTTTGTTTCAGTTGTTTCCGAAGCTAG
- a CDS encoding uncharacterized protein (Compare to YALI0A19008g, similar to Saccharomyces cerevisiae PEP3 (YLR148W); ancestral locus Anc_8.359, similar to uniprot|Q9C2Y9 Emericella nidulans DigA protein) yields the protein MDFPPEPNRAVESEKFAVEPVQFQFAISSIVALAVANNTLCLALKSGRIIRIDLDNPESVDDVDVKDGGCDIENLFLDPTGSYLLIATKTRDNYVLNYQTTKVKSLGRLRDLAITCVAWSPIESSLSSGEVLLGTADGCVYETCLEFSDEYFKREDRYVRKVAEFKAADSHVVTPITGIVVQLGSSPNYRKIIVTNANGHAYYYSGKISAHLQDGIPVYTKFFEREEHVDQEFGADNGRAAMLSATPPDPKSSSWAFALLSEVGIVHRTIKKDENDTLESRKTFFQGSNIYILNQIQESSIVGMCLTSFHMAIATETKLYIVNRFSHELVFEQHVTQGNETLTGLTVDPKQHTFWLFSAENIYEITVDDESRGMWKLVLEQGDLDEAMRLSENDPDPSSQDELLGILGDKQIQEKDYLGAANTYGNSRRRPLEQTALLFLDANQPEALLKYLQNKLTVFPKANVTQRLLVSTWIIELFMEQFNKLDDQEATSDSPLDEQRRILSTKFHDFITKYKGDLHKGTVFEIMSVNGRQEELLYYAAAIQDYNFVLQYWVGLENWSKALQVLRQVKAEEDRALLYKYSTVLLVHAPRDTVDTWIVIGKEIDPTKMVPALLNYSQTVRPGKVASDQAVRYLKNVVGKQGSRDAIIHNTLISLLSMSPQTEETELLDYLHECATLPQLPYDVDFALRTCIRCKRFESCVHIYCNIHMYHEAVKLALDHGRLELAIKVVEQTRDLDESDAAYTPDLCKNLWFAIVKHVIEESDKSDEIPLSQVVSLLKQSQVLKIEDVLPLFPDFVVVDDFKQAICDSLESYNSNLVNIQREMKDSIATADKIRTEIEHTQQKRYVIVEPGESCVLSGYPLLSKKFYVFPCQHAIRADALTEAVVKNASYKLKKRIGELQSRGVSCKKELEEVLDDVISEKCFICSDIKVDLIENSLMPQGKSEWDL from the coding sequence ATGGACTTTCCCCCGGAACCTAACCGAGCTGTGGAAAGCGAAAAGTTTGCGGTCGAGCCCGTGCAGTTCCAGTTCGCCATCTCGTCGATCGTGGCTCTGGCGGTGGCCAACAACACTCTCTGTCTGGCGCTCAAGTCTGGGCGAATCATTCGAATTGACCTCGACAACCCCGAAAGCGTGGATGACGTGGACGTCAAGGACGGCGGATGTGACATTGAGAACCTGTTTCTCGACCCCACCGGCTCCTACTTACTCATCGCCACCAAGACCCGCGACAATTATGTGCTCAACTACCAAACGACAAAGGTCAAGTCTCTGGGCCGATTGAGAGACCTGGCAATCACATGCGTGGCATGGTCCCCCATCGAAAGCTCTCTGAGCTCAGGAGAGGTGCTACTGGGAACGGCAGACGGCTGCGTCTACGAGACATGCTTGGAGTTCTCGGACGAGTACTTCAAGCGGGAAGACAGATACGTGCGCAAGGTAGCCGAGTTCAAAGCTGCCGATAGCCACGTGGTGACACCCATCACCGGAATCGTTGTTCAGCTCGGATCCAGCCCAAATTACAGAAAAATCATTGTGACAAACGCCAATGGACATGCCTACTATTACTCTGGCAAGATCTCTGCCCACCTGCAGGACGGTATTCCCGTCTACACCAAGTTCTTTGAGCGTGAAGAACACGTAGATCAGGAGTTTGGTGCCGATAACGGAAGAGCTGCCATGTTGTCAGCCACTCCTCCTGACCCCAAGTCCTCATCTTGGGCCTTTGCTCTGCTTTCAGAGGTCGGTATTGTGCACAGAACaatcaagaaggacgaaaATGACACTTTGGAGTCACGGAAGACCTTCTTTCAAGGATCCAATATTTACATTCTCAACCAGATCCAGGAATCTTCTATTGTGGGTATGTGTCTGACCAGTTTTCATATGGCCATTGCTACAGAAACCAAGCTGTATATTGTCAATCGGTTCTCTCATGAGCTGGTGTTTGAGCAGCATGTTACCCAGGGCAATGAGACTCTTACCGGTCTCACAGTTGACCCCAAACAACACACCTTTTGGTTGTTCTCAGCTGAAAACATTTACGAAATCACtgtggacgacgagtctCGAGGAATGTGGAAGCTGGTGCTCGAACAGGGTGATCTGGACGAGGCTATGCGGTTGTCTGAAAACGACCCTGATCCCTCTTCTCAGGATGAACTGCTAGGTATTCTGGGAGACAAGCAAATCCAAGAGAAGGACTATCTTGGAGCAGCCAACACCTATGGAAACTCGCGAAGACGCCCCTTGGAACAGACTGCATTGTTGTTCTTGGATGCGAACCAGCCTGAGGCACTGCTCAAGTACCTTCAGAACAAGTTGACCGTCTTTCCCAAGGCCAATGTCACTCAACGCCTGCTTGTGTCCACATGGATCATCGAGTTGTTTATGGAGCAGTTCAACAAATTGGATGATCAGGAGGCCACCTCGGACTCCCCTCTGGATGAGCAGCGTCGAATCCTGTCGACCAAGTTCCACGACTTTATTACCAAATACAAGGGCGATTTGCATAAGGGAACCGTGTTTGAGATCATGAGCGTCAACGGCCGacaggaggagctgctATATTACGCTGCAGCTATTCAGGATTACAACTTTGTTCTGCAATACTGGGTTGGTCTGGAGAACTGGTCCAAGGCTCTTCAGGTGCTTCGACAGGTCAAGGCTGAAGAAGACCGTGCATTGCTGTACAAATACTCGACGGTTCTGCTGGTGCATGCTCCCAGAGATACCGTTGACACGTGGATTGTGATAGGAAAGGAGATTGACCCCACGAAAATGGTTCCTGCTCTGTTGAACTACTCGCAGACTGTCAGACCTGGCAAGGTTGCCAGTGACCAGGCTGTGCGGTACCTGAAAAATGTTGTGGGAAAGCAGGGATCTCGTGATGCTATTATTCACAACACTCTCATTTCTTTGCTTTCTATGTCTCCTCAGACTGAAGAGACCGAGCTTTTGGATTATCTCCACGAGTGTGCTACTCTTCCTCAGTTGCCCTATGATGTGGATTTTGCTCTTCGTACTTGCATTCGATGCAAGCGGTTCGAGTCCTGTGTTCACATCTACTGCAACATTCACATGTACCATGAGGCAGTCAAGCTTGCTCTTGACCATGGCAGACTGGAGCTTGCCATCAAGGTGGTTGAACAGACTCGAGATTTGGACGAATCTGATGCCGCTTACACCCCTGATCTTTGCAAGAACTTGTGGTTTGCCATTGTCAAACATGTGATTGAGGAGTCTGACAAGTCCGACGAGATTCCCTTATCTCAGGTGGTTTCTCTTCTCAAACAGAGCCAGGTGCTCAAGATTGAAGACGTTCTGCCTTTGTTCCCCGACTTTGTCGTTGTGGACGACTTTAAGCAGGCTATTTGTGACTCTCTGGAGTCTTACAACTCCAACCTGGTCAACATCCAGCGAGAAATGAAGGACTCAATTGCCACTGCGGACAAGATTCGAACAGAAATTGAGCACACGCAGCAGAAACGATATGTCATTGTTGAGCCTGGCGAGTCTTGTGTTCTTTCAGGCTACCCTTTGCTGTCCAAGAAGTTCTATGTCTTCCCCTGCCAGCATGCTATTCGGGCCGATGCTCTTACGGAGGCTGTGGTCAAGAATGCTTCTtacaagctcaagaagcggATCGGCGAGCTCCAGTCTCGAGGAGTGTCCTGtaagaaggagctggaggaggttctCGATGATGTCATCTCCGAAAAGTGCTTCATCTGCTCCGATATCAAGGTGGATCTTATTGAGAACTCGCTTATGCCCCAGGGCAAGAGCGAATGGGATCTTTAA
- a CDS encoding uncharacterized protein (Compare to YALI0A18942g, similar to Saccharomyces cerevisiae SRP21 (YKL122C); ancestral locus Anc_2.449, some similarities with uniprot|P32342 Saccharomyces cerevisiae YKL122c SRP21 signal recognition particle subunit), translated as MPRIHDLDTFIQRSASILEARPDTTRLSLTYKHQVRKVDPTREATPEAEEDEDSAAAQPILYAKTFDPVSGVCFRIKITRAKQLNRLLSALGPRGVEITKVSKKKRTNKKAKLDNQTEDVNMEDSSAPAPLAPGSTAVVREKGFALTMSNTEYVEKEETPAPEAPKEVAQEKKEKKDGKKKGKKRK; from the coding sequence ATGCCTAGAATCCACGATCTGGACACGTTTATCCAGCGAAGTGCCTCGATTCTGGAGGCGCGTCCCGACACCACCCGGCTGTCGCTTACCTACAAACACCAGGTGCGAAAAGTCGACCCGACACGAGAAGCCACTcccgaggctgaggaggacgaggattctgctgctgcccagCCCATTTTGTACGCCAAAACCTTTGATCCCGTCTCCGGCGTGTGTTTCCGAATCAAGATCACTCGTGCCAAGCAGCTGAATCGGCTGCTTAGTGCCCTGGGTCCTAGAGGAGTGGAGATCACCAAGGtgtccaagaagaagcgaacaaacaaaaaggccaagctggacaaTCAGACCGAGGACGTCAATATGGAGGATTCTAGTGCTCCTGCGCCTCTCGCCCCCGGATCCACCGCCGTTGTGCGAGAAAAGGGCTTTGCTCTGACCATGAGCAACACCGAGTACGttgagaaagaagagacTCCTGCGCCCGAAGCTCCGAAGGAGGTCGCCcaggaaaagaaggagaagaaggacggcAAAAAGAAGGGCAAAAAGCGAAAGTAG
- a CDS encoding uncharacterized protein (Compare to YALI0A18964g, no similarity) has translation MTAPETISRWETQLSAWYTTTSEALAQAAQAKHNLAILSARRQLDGSWLPEGVTDVDSYRSQQLQHVQYLGSDVTTWIYHDIGKELANKLLEIKSPEDETKATEMLNQTLLLLQKRHAQELGKLRTDEATQQILLPLTKDEKRPATQTDFFKMMKEMETGQEGGERDHRPFTRDQVNIYYNDWLEKEKEEKEKKDKDKN, from the coding sequence ATGACTGCCCCAGAAACCATCTCGCGCTGGGAAACACAGCTGTCCGCCTGgtacaccaccaccagcgAGGCTCTGGCCCAGGCGGCCCAAGCCAAGCACAACCTGGCCATTTTGAGCGCCAGGCGCCAGCTGGACGGCTCGTGGCTCCCCGAGGGCGTCACCGATGTCGACAGCTACCGATCCCAGCAACTGCAGCACGTGCAGTACCTCGGATCAGACGTGACCACCTGGATCTACCACGACATTGgcaaggagctggccaacaagctgctggagatcAAGAGCCCAGAGgacgagaccaaggccACGGAAATGCTCAACCagacgctgctgctgctgcaaaAACGTCACGCGCAGGAACTGGGCAAACTGCGGACCGACGAGGCCACCCAGCAGATTCTGCTGCCCCTCACCAAAGACGAGAAACGGCCTGCAACCCAGACTGATTTCTTCAAAATgatgaaggagatggagactGGCCAAGAGGGAGGAGAACGAGACCACCGGCCCTTCACCAGAGATCAGGTCAACATCTACTACAACGACTGGctggagaaagaaaaagaagagaaggaaaagaaggacaaggacaagaatTAG